A portion of the Microbacterium hominis genome contains these proteins:
- a CDS encoding ComEA family DNA-binding protein has protein sequence MTAAAESGAARRLGLGAAVVLALGALAITIGIGVIRGATAPVEEVVLATPATTAAAAPEAPAAMYVHVSGAVREPGLYVVAAGARVVDAIAAAGGFADDADEAAVNLARAVADGEQLHVPVPGEIVRTAPDGAGGGAAGSGLVNLNTADAAALDTLPRIGPALAARIIAWRDQNGPFASVDDLLAVPGIGEQIVEGLRPAVTV, from the coding sequence GTGACCGCCGCCGCCGAATCGGGTGCTGCGCGCCGGCTCGGCCTGGGCGCCGCCGTCGTGCTCGCCCTCGGCGCGCTGGCGATCACGATCGGCATCGGCGTGATCCGCGGCGCGACCGCCCCCGTCGAAGAGGTCGTGCTCGCGACCCCGGCCACCACCGCGGCTGCGGCACCGGAGGCGCCCGCAGCGATGTACGTCCATGTCTCGGGCGCGGTGCGCGAGCCGGGTCTGTACGTCGTGGCCGCGGGGGCCCGCGTGGTCGATGCCATCGCGGCGGCGGGCGGATTCGCCGACGACGCCGATGAAGCGGCGGTCAACCTCGCTCGAGCCGTGGCCGACGGCGAGCAGCTGCACGTGCCCGTCCCCGGCGAGATCGTGCGGACCGCGCCGGATGGGGCCGGTGGAGGCGCGGCCGGCTCGGGCCTCGTGAACCTCAACACGGCGGACGCGGCGGCCCTCGACACGCTGCCGCGGATCGGCCCCGCCCTCGCCGCGCGCATCATCGCATGGCGCGACCAGAACGGGCCGTTCGCGAGCGTCGACGACCTGCTGGCCGTGCCGGGGATCGGGGAGCAGATCGTCGAGGGCCTCCGCCCAGCCGTGACGGTGTGA